The Flexibacter flexilis DSM 6793 DNA segment GATTTTAACATAGCGGTATCGGTACAAAACAACGCAAACAGCCTTTGCGCCATGATGGCGTGTTGTTGTTGTTTCGCTGCGTCCCGACGATGCCGTATGTAAACTCCTATCCAGTTGCTTATACACACAAGGAAGGTCTTACGGAACATCGTAAGACCTTTTTTTATTGCCCAAATATTTGTTTTCCAACGATTTATATTTTACTCCCAATGGCACACGAAGTAGAAACATACCCGACAATTGAGGCAAGAATCGGCCTGATAGCGCGCCAAATCGGCAATACGCCACTGCTGCCAATCAGGTATTTGCACGCCAATCCGAAAGTGAAAATTTATGCAAAAGCGGAGTGGTCGCAACTGTCGGGCAGCGTGAAAGCAAGAGCCGCCTTCAACATCATCAGGCAGGCCGTTGCGCAAGGTCATTTGCACGAAAACAAAACCTTGCTTGATGCTACAAGCGGTAACACTGGCATTGCGTATGCCACGATTGCCAGAGAATTAGGGATTTCGGTGGCTTTGTGTTTGCCCGAAAATGCCAGCATCGAACGCAAGCAAATACTCGAATCGTTGGGCGTGAATATTATCTATACTTCAAAGTTTGGGGGAACGGACGAGGCGCAAGAAGTGGCCAAAGAATTAGCCGAAAAATACCCAGAACGCTATTTCTACGCCGGCCAGTACACCAACGACAACAATTGGAAAGCGCATTATTACGGCACAGCCGAAGAAATACTCAAACGCCAACCCGACCTTAACTACTTCGTGGCGGGGCTGGGAACTACGGGGACTTTCGTGGGTACGTCGCGCCGCCTGAAAGAAGTAAATCCTGACATACAAGTAGTTGCCTTGCAGCCCGATTTTGCACTACACGGCCTTGAGGGTTGGAAGCATCTGGAAACGGCCATTGTCCCGCAAATCTACGATGCAAGCGTGGCAGACCGCCATTTGGAAATAAGCACGCCACGCGCCTACGAGCTTATCAAACTTTTGTACGAAAAAGAAGGCTTGCTGGTCAGTCCTTCGTCGGCGGCCAACATCGCGGGAGCTTTGCAACTGGCCAACGAAATCACGGAAGGCACTATCGTAACCGTTTTGCCCGACAACGCCGACAAATATTCTGAAGTCATTAAGAAAATATTATAACCCAAAAAGCAATGTTACATTTTAAGGACAATACCGAAGCTCAAGTAATTGCCGACGCGCTACATACATTTCCTGACGAATGTTGCGGCTTTTTGCTCGGCCACGAAACCGAAAACGACCGCTTTATTACGGAAATTATTGTGGTGGAAAATGCTAAAGATGGCGACAAACGCCGCCGTTTTGAAATTACGCCACTGGATTATCTGAAAGCCGAACGTTATGCCGAAGACAAAAAACTTACGCTGTTGGGCGTGTATCATTCGCACCCCAATCACCCATCTGTTCCCAGCGAACACGACCGCGTAGTAGCGCAGCCCTTTTTCTCGTATGTGATTGTGGCCGTGAGCGAAAAAACGTTTGTTTCGTTGCAATCTTGGCGACTCAACGAGGATTTTCAGTTTGAAGAAGAGGCCGTACATCTGGCCAATTTCGCTACTTCACTTTAATATAAAATATTAAAAATCAAGCATTTAACGTACTTCCTTTTCAAACAATATTAAATCTTACAAAAACATGGCTACGATAATCATTCCTACCCCGCTTAGAAAATTTACGAACCAACAATCACGCGTAGAAGTGGGCGGCAACACCATTCAGGAAACATTAGCAGAGCTTACGCTCAATTTTCCTGATTTGAAGAAAAATCTTTTTGACGAAAACGGCCAGATTAGAGGCTATGTAAATATTTTCGCAGGCGACGAAGACATTCGCAACCTTCAGCAAGAAAACACACCCGTAAACGGCCAAACAACCATTAGCATTATCCCCGCCATTGCGGGCGGAAGCGGTGCGCTGGACGATATTACTTTTTCTAAAGAAGAATATGCGCGTTATAACCGCCACATCATTATTCCTGACTTTGGCTTGGAAGCACAAAAAAAATTAAAAGCTGCTAAAGTGCTGGTGATTGGTTCGGGTGGTTTGGGAAGTCCGTTGCTGTTGTATTTGGCGGCGGCTGGTGTGGGCAATATTGGTATTGTGGATTTCGATACGGTGGACGACAGCAATTTGCAACGCCAAGTGCTTTTCGGAACAGAAGATATTGGCAAGCCAAAAGCCGAAGCCGCCCAAAAGCGTTTGCAAAGCCTGAATCCGTATATCAACATAGAAATTTACAAAACACAGCTTACGTCCCAAAACACATTGGAACTTATCAGCCAATACGATGTTGTAGCAGACGGGACGGACAATTTTCCGATACGCTATTTAGTGAATGATGCCGCCGTTTTGGCAGGCAAACCCAACGTTTACGCCTCCATTTTTCAGTTTGAAGGCCAAGTTTCGGTATTCAACTACACAGATGCCAACGGCGTAACGGGGCCAAATTACCGCGACTTGTACCCGACACCTCCCGAACCTGGCTTAATTCCGAATTGCGCGGAAGGTGGCGTGTTGGGCGTGCTGCCTGGTATTATTGGCAGCTTGCAAGCCAACGAAGTAATCAAGGTTATTACGGGCGTGGGCGAACCGCTTAGCGGGCGTTTCTTTGTATTTGATGCGCTTACGTTCCAGACCCGAACACTGAAAATTACCAAACGCGCCGACGCGCCCGCCATCACTGGCCTGATAGATTATGAGCAATTTTGCGGCGTAAAAGCCGTTGAAAGAAAGCTAAAGGAAATCAGTGTGGAAGAGTTTGCACAATGGCAGAACAACGGCGAAGACATCCAAGTAATTGATGTGCGCGAGCCTGCCGAATACGAGCAAATCAATATTGGGGCACTGCTTATCCCGTTGGGAACGGTAGCGCAACGCGCCGACGAAATTAGCCGAAACAAAAAAGTAGTAGTGCATTGCAAATTGGGCGGCAGAAGTGCCAAAGCCATTCGGACATTAGAAGACGAGTTTGGTTTTGATAACTTGTACAACCTCAAAGGCGGCATTACGGCAATCGAGCAATCGGAATTATTTGCAAAATCAATTCATATTTAATCTTAATTTATTTTTATTTTATAAAACAAAAAATCAGAATTATTATGGCAACATTGCGTTTAGGGGACATTGCTCCCAACTTCACGGCAGAAACAACAGAAGGTACAATTGATTTTTATAATTATTTGGGCGACGGTTGGGGCGTTTTGTTCTCGCATCCCGCTGACTTTACGCCAGTTTGCACGACCGAATTGGGCGCAACTGCCAAACTTGGTGAAGAATTTAAGAAAAGAAATGTAAAAGTGTTGGCATTGAGCGTGGACCCGTTGGGTAAGCACCAAGAATGGATTAACGACATTAACGAAACTCAAAACACGGTGGTTAATTTCCCGATTATCGCCGATGCTGACCGCAAAGTTTCGGAGCTTTATGATTTGATTCACCCAAATGCCAGCGAAACTTTTACGGTTCGTTCGGTATTTGTGATTGGGCCAGACCACAAAGTAAAGCTGATTATCACTTATCCAGCTTCTACGGGTCGTAACTTTAACGAACTTTTGCGCGTGATAGACAGCTTGCAACTTACGGCCAACTATCAGGTAGCCACGCCAGCCAACTGGCAAAGCGGCGAGAAAGTGGTAATCGCTACGTCGGTGAAAGACGAAGAAATCGAAGCGAAATTCCCGAAAGGTTACGAACGCGTAAAACCATATTTGCGTCTTACGCCTCAGCCGAATCTATAATCTATTGATTCCCTTAACCTTATAGGTATAAAAAGCCTATAAGGTTAAAACTAACATCCTTTCCTTAATCTTTATTATGGCAACTAAAAACCCGCAACCCCGTTGGTATTGGGATTGCGGGTTGGGTTTATTTTTTTGCTCAAACCTATAAGGTTTTCAAAACCTTATAGGTTTAAAAGCCAGATATTTCTTTAAATATAGTTTTCATCGTCGTTTACTACCCTTCTTCTCTAGCTCCAGTTACGTGAAGTAATTGAAAGTCATGACTTAAAACCTTATATTGTCCGTCGTTAGATAGTTCTATATAAGATGCTTTTACACTATAAATGAGTTTTTGCATACGCCCTCTATGGTTTATAGGGGTGCTGCATAAGGCTACCTCTCCATTCCAGTTTACAGGAAATTTTAAAAAAACAGAAGAGTCTGTTTGCTCTATACTTATATTAAGTTCTGGAAAAAGTGGCTCAATTTTATCTACTTCAAAATCCTTCTTAATAATGATATTGTCTATTTTTGGTCTTATTATAGGCTTTTCCTTGTATTGTAAGGCGCATTCCTCCTTCATTAATTGCGGTATTATTGTGTCTGAAAGAATTCGGTCTAATTTTTTATTTATCAGCGTTATATCTGATGATATAAATTTAAATCGAGTAAATGCTCGATATTGTTCATTTTCCATAATATTTATTTGTTAAAAGTTAAAAATTCTACCTAAAAAATACCGCCTCCAAGCTCTGTGCTTATGAGGCGGTACATATCTACTTTTTTCAGTTCTGAAAAATCGGCTATTACATCATGCCGCCCATGCCGCCACCCATTGGAGGCATAGCAGGTTCTTTTTCATCTGGATCGTCAGCGATTACACACTCAGTTGTGAGCAATAGGCCAGCGATTGACGCAGCATTTTCCAAAGCCAAACGAGTTACTTTCGTTGGGTCAAGTACGCCAGCGGCAAACATATTTTCGTAACGGTCTTCGCGAGCGTTATAACCGTAGTCGCCTTTGCCTTCTTTCACTTTGTTTACTACTACCGAGCCTTCGCCACCAGCGTTAGCGATGATAGTACGCAAAGGAGCTTCCAAAGCTGTACGAACGATGTTCACGCCGATAGCCTCATCTTCGTTGTGTGTCGCTACGCTGTCCAATGCTTCTACGGCACGGATAAGCGCAACACCACCACCAGGGACGATACCTTCTTCCACCGCAGCGCGTGTAGCGTGCAATGCGTCGTCCACGCGGTCTTTTTTCTCTTTCATTTCTACTTCCGTAGCTGCACCGATGTAAAGAATCGCAACGCCGCCCGACAATTTAGCCAAACGCTCTTGCAATTTTTCGCGGTCATAATCAGA contains these protein-coding regions:
- a CDS encoding PLP-dependent cysteine synthase family protein, producing MAHEVETYPTIEARIGLIARQIGNTPLLPIRYLHANPKVKIYAKAEWSQLSGSVKARAAFNIIRQAVAQGHLHENKTLLDATSGNTGIAYATIARELGISVALCLPENASIERKQILESLGVNIIYTSKFGGTDEAQEVAKELAEKYPERYFYAGQYTNDNNWKAHYYGTAEEILKRQPDLNYFVAGLGTTGTFVGTSRRLKEVNPDIQVVALQPDFALHGLEGWKHLETAIVPQIYDASVADRHLEISTPRAYELIKLLYEKEGLLVSPSSAANIAGALQLANEITEGTIVTVLPDNADKYSEVIKKIL
- a CDS encoding Mov34/MPN/PAD-1 family protein, translating into MLHFKDNTEAQVIADALHTFPDECCGFLLGHETENDRFITEIIVVENAKDGDKRRRFEITPLDYLKAERYAEDKKLTLLGVYHSHPNHPSVPSEHDRVVAQPFFSYVIVAVSEKTFVSLQSWRLNEDFQFEEEAVHLANFATSL
- the moeB gene encoding molybdopterin-synthase adenylyltransferase MoeB, whose translation is MATIIIPTPLRKFTNQQSRVEVGGNTIQETLAELTLNFPDLKKNLFDENGQIRGYVNIFAGDEDIRNLQQENTPVNGQTTISIIPAIAGGSGALDDITFSKEEYARYNRHIIIPDFGLEAQKKLKAAKVLVIGSGGLGSPLLLYLAAAGVGNIGIVDFDTVDDSNLQRQVLFGTEDIGKPKAEAAQKRLQSLNPYINIEIYKTQLTSQNTLELISQYDVVADGTDNFPIRYLVNDAAVLAGKPNVYASIFQFEGQVSVFNYTDANGVTGPNYRDLYPTPPEPGLIPNCAEGGVLGVLPGIIGSLQANEVIKVITGVGEPLSGRFFVFDALTFQTRTLKITKRADAPAITGLIDYEQFCGVKAVERKLKEISVEEFAQWQNNGEDIQVIDVREPAEYEQINIGALLIPLGTVAQRADEISRNKKVVVHCKLGGRSAKAIRTLEDEFGFDNLYNLKGGITAIEQSELFAKSIHI
- a CDS encoding peroxiredoxin — its product is MATLRLGDIAPNFTAETTEGTIDFYNYLGDGWGVLFSHPADFTPVCTTELGATAKLGEEFKKRNVKVLALSVDPLGKHQEWINDINETQNTVVNFPIIADADRKVSELYDLIHPNASETFTVRSVFVIGPDHKVKLIITYPASTGRNFNELLRVIDSLQLTANYQVATPANWQSGEKVVIATSVKDEEIEAKFPKGYERVKPYLRLTPQPNL